A stretch of the Fibrobacter sp. UWT2 genome encodes the following:
- a CDS encoding RNA methyltransferase, which produces MTNETLESLLERVTERRRELLTSVVDRRTRHFCMVLEDLFDPHNISAVIRTAEVFGLQDVHIIEEDNAYSVNKSILKGSYKWMSLYLYKKRMLCMEKLRAKGYKIAVASTNTTNSVLDLDLSQPTAFYLGSEFHGNHPDTLAHADYEFKLPQYGITESMNVSVAGGVLMTYLDVYMQKMGRENFLLPKAERDALLLDWLDRHVNGIENNSPIVRIDE; this is translated from the coding sequence ATGACGAATGAAACTCTTGAATCCCTTTTGGAACGTGTGACGGAACGCCGTCGCGAACTTTTGACGTCTGTCGTGGATCGCCGTACGAGGCATTTTTGCATGGTGCTTGAAGACTTGTTCGACCCCCACAATATTTCGGCTGTGATCCGTACTGCCGAAGTGTTCGGGCTCCAGGATGTCCACATTATCGAAGAAGACAACGCCTACAGCGTGAACAAGTCTATTCTGAAGGGCTCTTACAAGTGGATGAGCCTGTACCTTTACAAGAAGCGTATGCTCTGTATGGAAAAGCTCCGCGCCAAGGGTTACAAGATTGCCGTGGCCAGCACGAATACCACCAATTCTGTTCTGGATTTGGATTTGAGCCAGCCGACGGCTTTTTACCTGGGAAGTGAATTCCATGGAAACCACCCCGACACCCTGGCCCATGCCGATTATGAATTCAAGCTGCCCCAGTACGGTATTACCGAATCCATGAACGTGTCCGTGGCCGGTGGCGTACTCATGACCTATTTGGACGTGTATATGCAGAAAATGGGCCGCGAAAACTTCTTGCTTCCTAAGGCAGAACGTGACGCCCTGCTTTTGGACTGGCTCGACCGCCATGTGAACGGCATCGAAAACAACAGCCCGATCGTGCGAATCGACGAGTAG
- a CDS encoding pitrilysin family protein translates to MKDFFLAAASAMALVACSGSPEPQTEPVPAAVQADTVATSAVEEKAEPAVPASYKDIQFPEYKYVAPYPKDYRVEIAPGIAGYIVSDRSLPLVNFTVYFEQPRAPLALKDEAATSMMGGLLRRGGGGGISAKALDDSLEFISAGISSSVGTFTSSFDIDCLSKDFPNMLALSKQVLTAPAFDKDQFEIMRANFLTAYDRRYDTPAKVLSALRSKVNYAPNPRLWDANAADYKKVKVADLKRLAQGVYANGRILFALSGDVDKDSAVVMLKEFFESWNATVAKNIKKDSKNLFQEPTPLSFVRKPGIYVVDKDITQANISMNQPFVRRPHADYYPAAVANFILGGGSFTSRLMNRVRSDEGLAYSVYSSVGNDYRDTAMVTIALQTKVESVEFALKLIREVVNEFAEQGPTEEELAQAKKSLIESLPSLFDSPEATAIIFARGELVGKTYDHYLDYVKEINAVTADQVKAMVKKYFDMDKMTTSIVAPVSKLDAIKPFTVIPQDSLEFRD, encoded by the coding sequence TTGAAAGATTTCTTTTTGGCTGCTGCTTCAGCGATGGCTTTGGTTGCTTGTTCCGGTTCGCCGGAACCCCAAACGGAACCTGTACCGGCAGCTGTGCAAGCCGATACGGTTGCTACGTCTGCCGTTGAAGAAAAGGCTGAGCCTGCAGTCCCTGCAAGCTATAAAGATATTCAGTTCCCGGAATACAAGTACGTAGCGCCTTACCCCAAGGATTATCGAGTTGAAATTGCGCCGGGTATTGCAGGCTATATCGTGAGTGACCGCAGCCTTCCGCTGGTGAATTTTACGGTCTATTTTGAACAGCCCCGTGCTCCGCTGGCACTTAAGGACGAAGCGGCGACATCTATGATGGGCGGCTTGTTGCGTCGTGGCGGCGGCGGTGGAATTTCGGCCAAGGCTTTGGATGATTCTCTGGAATTTATCAGCGCCGGAATTTCGTCTTCTGTGGGAACCTTTACGTCCTCTTTCGATATCGACTGTTTGTCCAAGGATTTCCCGAATATGCTTGCCCTTTCGAAGCAGGTGCTGACGGCGCCCGCCTTTGACAAGGATCAGTTTGAAATTATGCGTGCGAATTTCTTGACGGCTTATGACCGCCGTTACGACACGCCGGCAAAAGTCCTTTCGGCTCTCCGTTCCAAGGTGAACTACGCTCCGAACCCGAGACTGTGGGACGCCAATGCCGCCGACTACAAGAAGGTGAAGGTTGCAGACCTGAAGCGTTTGGCGCAAGGCGTGTATGCTAACGGCCGTATTCTGTTTGCTCTTTCGGGCGACGTGGATAAGGATTCAGCAGTCGTGATGCTCAAGGAATTCTTTGAAAGCTGGAATGCTACCGTTGCGAAGAACATAAAGAAGGACTCCAAGAACCTCTTCCAGGAACCGACTCCGCTTTCGTTCGTGAGAAAGCCTGGAATCTATGTGGTGGATAAGGATATTACTCAGGCCAATATTTCCATGAACCAGCCCTTTGTGCGTAGACCTCACGCCGACTATTATCCGGCTGCAGTGGCAAACTTCATTTTGGGCGGTGGCAGCTTTACGAGTCGCCTGATGAACCGCGTCCGTAGCGACGAAGGCCTTGCTTACAGCGTGTACAGCTCGGTGGGTAACGACTACCGCGACACGGCTATGGTGACCATTGCCTTGCAGACCAAGGTGGAGTCGGTGGAATTCGCCCTGAAGCTCATTCGCGAAGTGGTGAATGAATTCGCTGAACAGGGGCCGACCGAAGAAGAACTTGCCCAGGCGAAAAAGTCGTTGATTGAAAGCCTGCCGAGCCTGTTCGACAGCCCCGAGGCGACTGCGATTATTTTCGCAAGGGGAGAACTGGTGGGAAAGACTTATGACCACTACCTGGATTACGTGAAGGAAATTAATGCGGTGACGGCCGACCAGGTAAAGGCGATGGTCAAGAAGTATTTTGACATGGACAAGATGACGACTTCCATTGTCGCCCCGGTTTCGAAGCTTGATGCGATTAAGCCTTTCACGGTCATTCCACAGGATAGTCTGGAGTTTAGGGATTAA
- a CDS encoding glutamate--tRNA ligase family protein produces the protein MPGIIRFAPSPTGFLHEGHLLSALYVWAAAKKWDLKIHLRIEDHDQGRARKEYIDGIREDLAWLGFRYDSESIQSSHFDFFQKVLDKLTAKGLVYPCTCSRKQLQSENPISETGEVIYQGKCFFRRETKDERREINLPHNLRIVIPDKVINWHDERLGDFSENPKLQCGDFPIRDRDGFWTYQFAVCIDDLTEGITHIVRGEDIRNSTARQIALSQLIADTCQDEPSLRIPPYTRQLYLHHPLIVDSSGKKLSKREHAYSLRQDKDAGKTPPEILGQILYKAGFLSNNTPTALEQAITIVAKRL, from the coding sequence ATGCCAGGCATTATCCGATTTGCACCGAGTCCCACGGGCTTTTTACACGAAGGGCACTTGCTCTCCGCTCTTTACGTGTGGGCCGCCGCAAAAAAATGGGATCTCAAAATACACCTGCGCATCGAGGACCACGACCAAGGTCGTGCCCGCAAGGAATACATCGACGGTATCCGCGAAGATCTCGCCTGGCTCGGCTTCCGGTACGATAGCGAAAGCATTCAAAGTTCCCATTTTGATTTCTTTCAGAAAGTCCTCGACAAGCTTACCGCCAAAGGGCTCGTTTACCCTTGCACCTGCAGCCGCAAGCAGTTGCAATCCGAAAACCCCATCAGCGAAACCGGCGAGGTGATTTATCAAGGGAAATGTTTTTTTAGACGAGAGACGAAAGACGAGAGACGAGAGATAAATTTACCGCACAATCTTCGGATTGTTATTCCAGACAAAGTAATCAACTGGCACGACGAACGTCTCGGCGACTTTAGCGAAAATCCCAAGCTTCAATGTGGCGATTTCCCGATCCGCGACCGCGACGGTTTCTGGACCTATCAATTCGCCGTCTGCATCGATGACCTTACCGAAGGAATCACCCACATTGTCCGCGGCGAAGACATCCGCAATTCCACCGCCCGCCAAATTGCACTTTCCCAGCTGATTGCCGATACCTGCCAAGACGAACCGAGTCTTCGCATTCCTCCGTACACGCGCCAGCTGTATTTGCACCACCCCCTGATTGTGGATTCCAGCGGAAAAAAACTTTCCAAACGCGAGCACGCCTATAGCCTCCGCCAAGACAAAGACGCCGGTAAAACACCGCCGGAAATCCTCGGGCAAATCCTATACAAAGCGGGATTTTTGTCAAACAATACCCCTACAGCGCTAGAACAGGCGATTACAATCGTAGCAAAGCGACTTTAA
- a CDS encoding SPOR domain-containing protein — MRKILFALCLCTVAFAAEPTDLDTLFRGREYKPALSASLRDSVKNESAVPKAAAKSSKSDGYYMLQFESVADFDAAQRRRAQLSASTGYSIQVVFDAPFYKLRGGGWGSKKAAEDKARELSAYNITAFVVKVK; from the coding sequence ATGCGAAAGATTTTATTTGCCCTGTGCCTGTGCACCGTTGCCTTTGCCGCCGAACCGACCGATTTGGATACCCTTTTCCGCGGCAGGGAATACAAACCTGCTTTGAGCGCGTCTCTGCGCGACAGTGTCAAGAACGAATCGGCTGTGCCGAAGGCTGCCGCCAAGTCGTCCAAGTCTGATGGCTACTATATGCTTCAGTTTGAATCGGTGGCAGATTTTGATGCTGCCCAGCGTCGTCGTGCGCAGCTTTCCGCAAGCACCGGTTACTCCATTCAGGTGGTGTTCGATGCTCCCTTCTACAAGCTCCGCGGCGGTGGATGGGGTAGCAAGAAGGCTGCCGAAGACAAGGCTCGAGAATTGTCTGCTTACAATATCACGGCTTTTGTTGTGAAGGTAAAATAG
- a CDS encoding fibro-slime domain-containing protein — MMKTTTNLLCKWALGVCLLFAGVQNAFALKCEGKIYVQLPDSWATPYIMVDGTKTELSADLKENGWYVLDALTYGGQYAEKFWFMKADWNDPGITRVDYNIGGGQDGWQQTDPFTCADMTSGVIYIYENPAEANKTSFGPNPPDAKYFFVMIPPDMEEWMSSVPMISMDGGQTGKPMTAVEDLCGWYSYVFFGEEITDDVVLYRDDDLLREDMIGLNGNWEMAATATPIPLGQILENTDSLFFVPDEEQKGESPNGYFYHAADVEGIEGTCSYTMAAIIYDTDADLHPAFSCYSAGGEGCQRGAQGVSQTEAVTAVNNCLGVHHGLVEDKLDPSKPQAMRKPKLTTLGKSCFINDTFFDQMFNYAEGVNEKSCYDMPFKRSNDGKWEFDSDFYHSPGAKGPGGFYPAENNTDEIILAADPLQKPLKAARTKRAAEGPVFYGPAFREIDPATGMPKIDILCNGPGWDGGEECEGKFNTGSDEEMAFAIDFVGGASGTCVMGWSCSNSAPTGWHFFKEGTDTEVDQSTAGASYRWSAERNQHYCFESHAKFTHKPGLKFNFRGDDDIWVFIDNKLAVDLGGTHLAAPGYVDLDKFKGYDGELLTVGNQYDIDIFFCDRRTTMSNVRIKTNMYIQQKTAIDVKGTKNKDNPAETSYDICYTKTGDGSCASAMTGDEKEEKYCGEEIKNANLPISFTLVQGNTISSPAVPGFENVSVPDVYKCGIDLTSLTSPKVDKSKVCLGGGRYTLFINIDGKTKKVATFRMSGEVDVVYANGVAKDTTGVDIPGGKYTLQTSAMAGERVPVYISSVAAGEGATKDVEIYPEDAKGVEYTLSHDKAMVVYKRDVDPLLGTETYTRIRETDKLQIGETGVDTVYVTVPMEEMNAAIKEFKISVTGRDKAMSISFYLPQISFVEKIPEAGENPTAVKGMTAQADGSYEEYWSGSIYDFYLVILKPNSDGSYTPCLTECDGFKVHNSVSLTSPGIDFIPEEVAFENGYATVSIRSLKVYRWDTDPGVNNPAKIVAEMNDYVQAEYSPVYFREPPVPIPVLADVFDVHGATPSLEHKIPEPYFSMSQEYLDGIGDSIAIYYDRRLHQDSLPTKICVMWDSASAEEHNPVEEGYSNIPKDVSITCNALLTIDKSNIDCSNLTEYNGVGGYCSNLITIGNLQLSKSVKTAGVGKVHSYAVFKDKGRDVKQGFSGALTDRIAPVPLRAEVRTLKNGDDLTDYDSLVVIMSEPVKLVTTSNKRSSLDFYLNSAVDLADNARYASALSNTSAVVTAQSDPALGAANGEGRIKFMYMRGSVSPHVGDYVRLAGDLANIIWSDDVDLTVGGADSIRSTADAGFVWNSPTGYKETKRLPSIWIPVTGDANKAVHENKFASTANVPAGDNVPAVSVNGYRTTMTKNEVFAAEGGRPGHFVEADMYALYNGLSDEDRAKVTADDIFFYYEVQYFTNLGNYVASKKQKIYCDDKKNTAVGPDGKQIQYFNGGTCIDAGNDRNYFIGWNMRSDKGRVVGTGAYIVKLNSYVKLGSAGKDAKQESTSVWGIKRSPKPVTDYLNAGK, encoded by the coding sequence ATGATGAAAACAACAACGAACCTCCTATGCAAGTGGGCTTTGGGTGTCTGTCTGCTTTTCGCAGGAGTGCAGAACGCCTTTGCCTTAAAGTGCGAAGGTAAAATCTATGTACAGCTCCCGGATTCTTGGGCAACACCGTACATCATGGTTGACGGTACCAAGACCGAGCTATCGGCTGATTTGAAAGAAAACGGCTGGTATGTGCTAGATGCCTTGACCTATGGTGGCCAGTATGCTGAAAAGTTCTGGTTCATGAAGGCTGACTGGAATGACCCTGGTATTACGAGAGTTGACTATAACATCGGTGGCGGCCAGGACGGCTGGCAGCAGACTGACCCGTTTACCTGTGCCGATATGACCTCGGGTGTCATTTATATTTATGAAAATCCCGCAGAAGCCAACAAGACTTCTTTCGGACCGAACCCCCCGGATGCCAAGTATTTCTTTGTCATGATTCCGCCTGACATGGAAGAATGGATGTCTTCTGTGCCCATGATCAGTATGGATGGTGGCCAGACCGGTAAGCCCATGACGGCTGTGGAAGACCTGTGCGGCTGGTACTCTTATGTGTTCTTCGGTGAAGAAATCACCGACGATGTGGTCCTTTACCGCGACGACGACCTGTTGCGCGAAGACATGATCGGTTTGAACGGTAACTGGGAGATGGCTGCAACGGCAACGCCGATTCCTCTGGGCCAGATTCTTGAAAATACGGACTCCCTCTTCTTTGTCCCGGACGAAGAACAGAAGGGTGAAAGCCCGAATGGCTATTTCTACCACGCTGCCGATGTGGAAGGTATCGAAGGTACCTGCTCTTACACCATGGCCGCTATTATTTACGATACCGATGCTGATTTGCATCCGGCTTTCTCTTGCTACTCTGCCGGTGGTGAAGGCTGCCAGAGGGGCGCCCAAGGTGTTTCCCAGACGGAAGCCGTTACTGCAGTGAATAATTGCCTTGGCGTTCATCATGGACTTGTGGAAGATAAACTTGATCCTTCCAAGCCCCAGGCTATGAGAAAGCCGAAACTTACCACCTTGGGTAAGTCCTGCTTTATTAATGACACGTTCTTTGATCAAATGTTCAACTACGCCGAAGGCGTGAACGAAAAGAGCTGCTATGATATGCCGTTCAAGCGTTCTAACGACGGTAAGTGGGAATTCGACTCTGACTTCTACCACAGCCCGGGAGCCAAGGGCCCTGGTGGATTCTATCCGGCTGAAAATAATACAGATGAAATCATCTTGGCTGCAGACCCGTTGCAGAAACCGCTTAAAGCTGCTCGTACGAAACGTGCTGCCGAAGGTCCCGTGTTCTACGGCCCGGCCTTCCGCGAAATCGATCCGGCAACAGGTATGCCGAAGATTGATATTCTTTGTAACGGCCCCGGTTGGGACGGTGGTGAAGAATGTGAAGGCAAGTTCAATACCGGTAGTGATGAAGAAATGGCTTTCGCCATTGATTTTGTCGGTGGTGCATCCGGTACTTGCGTGATGGGTTGGTCTTGCTCTAATAGCGCTCCGACCGGTTGGCACTTCTTCAAGGAAGGAACCGATACCGAAGTGGATCAGTCTACTGCCGGCGCCTCTTATCGTTGGTCTGCTGAAAGAAACCAGCATTACTGCTTTGAATCTCATGCTAAGTTCACCCACAAGCCGGGTCTGAAGTTCAACTTCCGCGGCGACGACGATATTTGGGTGTTCATTGACAACAAACTCGCTGTGGACCTTGGTGGTACCCACTTGGCCGCTCCGGGTTATGTGGATTTGGATAAATTCAAGGGCTATGATGGTGAATTGCTGACGGTTGGTAACCAGTATGATATCGATATCTTCTTCTGCGACCGCCGTACGACCATGAGTAACGTTCGTATCAAGACGAACATGTACATCCAGCAGAAGACTGCTATCGATGTGAAGGGTACCAAGAACAAGGACAATCCGGCTGAAACGTCTTACGATATTTGCTACACCAAGACGGGTGACGGCTCTTGCGCCTCTGCAATGACCGGTGACGAAAAGGAAGAAAAGTACTGCGGTGAAGAAATCAAGAATGCAAACTTGCCCATTTCCTTCACCTTGGTCCAGGGTAACACCATTAGCTCTCCGGCTGTGCCTGGCTTTGAAAATGTCTCTGTTCCGGATGTGTACAAGTGCGGTATTGACTTGACCTCTCTGACCTCTCCGAAGGTGGACAAGTCCAAGGTTTGCCTTGGCGGTGGCCGCTACACTTTGTTCATCAACATTGATGGCAAGACCAAGAAGGTGGCAACCTTCCGTATGAGTGGTGAAGTGGACGTTGTTTATGCTAACGGCGTTGCCAAGGATACTACCGGCGTGGATATTCCGGGCGGCAAGTACACCTTGCAGACCTCCGCTATGGCTGGTGAAAGAGTTCCGGTCTATATCTCTTCTGTGGCTGCTGGCGAAGGCGCTACCAAGGATGTGGAAATTTATCCGGAAGATGCCAAGGGTGTTGAATACACACTTTCTCACGACAAGGCTATGGTTGTCTACAAGAGAGACGTGGATCCGCTCCTCGGAACGGAAACCTACACGAGAATTAGAGAAACGGACAAGCTCCAGATTGGTGAAACCGGTGTCGATACCGTGTACGTGACCGTCCCGATGGAAGAAATGAATGCTGCCATCAAGGAATTCAAGATCAGTGTTACTGGTCGTGACAAGGCCATGTCTATTAGCTTCTACCTGCCGCAGATTTCCTTTGTTGAAAAGATTCCTGAAGCCGGCGAAAATCCCACGGCTGTCAAGGGCATGACTGCTCAGGCCGATGGATCTTATGAAGAATACTGGTCTGGTTCCATTTATGACTTCTACCTTGTGATCCTGAAGCCCAATTCCGACGGCAGCTATACCCCCTGCTTGACAGAGTGCGATGGCTTTAAGGTCCATAACAGCGTTTCCTTGACCTCTCCGGGTATTGACTTTATCCCTGAAGAAGTGGCTTTCGAAAACGGCTACGCTACGGTGTCGATTCGTTCTCTGAAGGTCTATCGCTGGGATACGGATCCGGGTGTGAACAATCCGGCAAAGATCGTGGCTGAAATGAATGACTATGTCCAGGCCGAATACAGCCCGGTTTACTTCCGCGAACCGCCGGTACCTATTCCGGTCTTGGCTGACGTGTTCGACGTTCATGGTGCTACACCTTCTCTGGAACACAAGATTCCTGAACCCTACTTCAGCATGAGCCAGGAATACCTGGATGGTATTGGCGACTCTATCGCAATCTACTACGACCGTCGTCTCCATCAGGACTCCTTGCCGACTAAGATTTGCGTGATGTGGGATTCTGCTTCTGCCGAAGAACACAATCCGGTTGAAGAAGGCTACTCCAACATTCCGAAGGATGTCTCGATTACTTGTAACGCCTTGCTGACGATTGACAAGAGCAACATTGACTGCTCTAATCTGACGGAATACAATGGCGTGGGCGGCTACTGCTCCAACTTGATCACGATCGGCAATCTGCAACTCTCCAAGAGCGTCAAGACTGCTGGTGTGGGTAAGGTTCATTCTTACGCCGTGTTCAAGGACAAGGGCCGTGACGTGAAGCAGGGCTTCTCCGGTGCTTTGACAGACCGTATTGCTCCGGTGCCGCTGCGTGCCGAAGTGCGTACTCTTAAGAATGGTGACGACCTGACGGATTACGACAGCCTCGTGGTGATTATGTCCGAACCGGTCAAGCTCGTGACCACCTCCAACAAGAGAAGCTCTCTGGACTTCTACCTGAATTCTGCAGTTGACCTGGCTGACAATGCCCGCTATGCTTCTGCCTTGAGCAACACCTCCGCTGTGGTGACCGCTCAGAGCGATCCGGCTTTGGGTGCTGCCAATGGCGAAGGCCGTATCAAGTTCATGTACATGCGCGGCAGCGTTTCTCCGCACGTGGGTGACTATGTACGCCTGGCCGGTGACCTTGCAAACATCATTTGGTCTGACGATGTGGATCTGACCGTTGGTGGTGCCGACTCTATCCGTTCTACGGCTGATGCTGGCTTTGTCTGGAACTCTCCGACGGGTTACAAGGAAACCAAGCGCTTGCCGTCTATCTGGATTCCTGTGACGGGTGACGCTAACAAGGCTGTGCACGAAAACAAGTTTGCCTCTACGGCTAACGTCCCGGCTGGCGATAACGTTCCTGCCGTGTCGGTGAACGGCTATCGTACCACGATGACCAAGAACGAAGTCTTCGCTGCTGAAGGCGGTAGGCCGGGTCACTTCGTCGAAGCTGATATGTACGCTCTGTACAACGGCCTCTCCGACGAAGATAGGGCTAAGGTCACTGCTGATGACATCTTCTTCTACTACGAAGTGCAGTACTTCACCAACTTGGGTAACTACGTTGCCAGCAAGAAGCAGAAGATTTACTGCGACGACAAGAAGAACACGGCTGTTGGTCCTGACGGCAAGCAGATCCAGTACTTCAATGGCGGTACCTGTATTGATGCCGGTAATGACCGCAACTACTTCATCGGTTGGAACATGCGTTCTGACAAGGGCCGCGTGGTGGGCACTGGCGCCTACATCGTGAAGCTCAATTCCTACGTGAAGCTCGGTTCTGCCGGTAAGGATGCAAAGCAGGAATCTACCTCTGTATGGGGCATCAAGCGTTCGCCGAAGCCTGTTACAGACTACCTGAATGCAGGAAAGTAA